The bacterium genome includes a region encoding these proteins:
- a CDS encoding sulfite exporter TauE/SafE family protein encodes MGNIFLYLLLGAVAGVFSGLIGIGGGVIIVPALIFLFGMTQHQAQGTTLALLVPPIGLLAAWTYYKQGYVDLKIAAFICLGFVLGGWLGAKFATGISNSALEKIFGAVIILIGIKMLIGR; translated from the coding sequence ATGGGAAACATTTTTCTGTACCTATTGCTTGGAGCGGTTGCCGGAGTTTTTAGCGGATTGATTGGAATCGGCGGTGGCGTGATCATTGTGCCAGCGCTGATTTTCCTTTTTGGAATGACGCAGCATCAGGCGCAAGGAACGACGCTGGCGCTGCTGGTGCCTCCGATCGGATTACTGGCTGCCTGGACGTATTACAAACAAGGATATGTCGACCTGAAAATTGCCGCGTTCATATGTCTCGGTTTTGTTCTTGGCGGCTGGTTAGGAGCTAAATTCGCGACCGGTATTTCCAATTCCGCTCTTGAAAAAATTTTCGGCGCTGTGATCATTCTCATCGGTATCAAAATGTTGATAGGTCGGTAG